Proteins from one Sphingomonas sp. HF-S4 genomic window:
- a CDS encoding DUF1624 domain-containing protein produces MLSSSALAAVEPTIPAGAPRAARILSIDALRGLVILLMLVDHTRELFYYHAQVVDPMNLATTEPALFWTRLTAHLCAPVFVVLTGLAAWLYAAPRGGAGAASSFLAKRGLFLIVLEVTVVSFAWGFDLTPRILYLQVIWAIGLSMLALAALVHLPRMAILAIGAALVLGHNLLDPIHVAPGSPGHIVWAVLHDRSLIDLPWGGQVRTSYPVLPWIGVIAIGYAIGPWFTRDVLPAWRQRALWATGALALAAFVALRLANGYGEPMPWQPGDTSLHTLMSFLNLTKYPPSADFLLVTLGLGAWLLAALEKLPARPVAMLAVFGSVPLFFYILHLYLLHGLNRLAGWSIDAEGLVSLPDVASLWLVAAAVAVPCWFACRWFGERKRASGAWWMRYL; encoded by the coding sequence ATGCTGTCTTCTTCCGCTTTAGCCGCCGTTGAACCCACGATCCCCGCAGGCGCGCCGCGCGCCGCGCGCATTCTCTCGATCGACGCGCTGCGCGGGCTGGTGATCCTGCTGATGCTCGTCGATCACACGCGCGAGCTCTTCTATTACCACGCTCAGGTCGTCGATCCGATGAATCTGGCGACGACCGAGCCTGCCCTGTTCTGGACGCGCCTGACGGCGCATCTCTGCGCGCCGGTCTTCGTCGTGCTGACCGGGCTCGCCGCGTGGCTCTACGCGGCGCCGCGCGGCGGGGCGGGCGCCGCTTCGTCTTTCCTTGCGAAGCGCGGACTGTTCCTGATCGTGCTCGAAGTCACGGTGGTGAGCTTCGCCTGGGGCTTCGATTTAACGCCGCGGATCCTCTACCTCCAGGTGATCTGGGCGATCGGGCTTTCGATGCTGGCGCTCGCCGCGTTGGTGCACTTGCCGCGCATGGCGATCCTCGCGATCGGAGCCGCCCTCGTGCTTGGGCACAATCTGCTCGATCCGATTCACGTCGCACCCGGTTCGCCGGGGCATATCGTATGGGCGGTACTCCACGATCGCAGTCTGATCGATCTGCCCTGGGGCGGGCAGGTGCGGACCTCCTATCCGGTGCTGCCGTGGATCGGCGTGATCGCGATCGGCTATGCGATCGGCCCGTGGTTCACGCGCGACGTCCTGCCGGCATGGCGTCAGCGGGCCCTGTGGGCGACCGGGGCGCTCGCGCTTGCAGCCTTCGTCGCGCTGCGTCTCGCCAACGGCTATGGCGAGCCGATGCCGTGGCAGCCGGGCGATACCAGCCTCCACACGCTGATGAGCTTCCTCAATCTCACCAAATATCCGCCGTCGGCGGACTTCCTGCTGGTGACCCTGGGCCTCGGCGCGTGGCTGCTCGCCGCGCTGGAGAAGCTGCCGGCGCGCCCCGTCGCGATGCTCGCCGTGTTCGGCTCGGTGCCGTTGTTCTTCTACATCCTCCATCTGTATCTGCTCCACGGGCTCAACCGGCTGGCCGGCTGGTCGATCGATGCCGAGGGGCTGGTCAGCCTGCCCGATGTCGCGTCGCTGTGGCTGGTGGCGGCAGCGGTCGCGGTGCCATGCTGGTTCGCGTGCCGCTGGTTCGGCGAGCGCAAGCGGGCGAGCGGCGCGTGGTGGATGCGCTATTTGTAG
- a CDS encoding response regulator transcription factor: MLQTQMTTTTAPTIVLVEDDPALRTLTSRALQENGFAVRPAATGAEMWLALDNGPAELIILDIMLPGTSGIDLCRMIREKSQVPIIFISARGSETDRVVGLELGADDYLTKPFGTRELIARIRAVLRREGGKQESAQRSLGLIRFDGWTLNLPRRELLSPSGAVVDLTGAEFDLLVSLCDHSGRVIARERLIELSRTRLGDSSDRSVDVLVSRLRRKLSSTGSAAPIVTVRGIGYMFNAPVTRE, translated from the coding sequence ATGTTGCAGACCCAGATGACGACGACCACCGCCCCCACCATCGTCCTTGTCGAAGACGACCCCGCGCTGCGCACCCTCACGTCGCGCGCGCTCCAGGAGAACGGTTTCGCCGTGCGCCCCGCCGCGACCGGCGCCGAGATGTGGCTCGCGCTCGACAACGGCCCCGCCGAGCTGATCATCCTCGATATCATGCTGCCGGGCACTAGCGGCATCGACCTGTGCCGGATGATCCGTGAGAAGAGCCAGGTCCCGATCATCTTCATTTCCGCGCGCGGCAGCGAGACCGACCGCGTCGTCGGGCTCGAGCTCGGCGCCGACGATTATCTCACCAAGCCGTTCGGCACGCGCGAGCTGATCGCGCGGATTCGTGCGGTGCTTCGCCGCGAAGGCGGCAAGCAGGAGAGCGCGCAGCGCAGCCTGGGGCTGATCCGTTTCGACGGCTGGACGCTCAATCTGCCGCGCCGCGAACTGCTCTCGCCGAGCGGCGCGGTGGTCGACCTGACCGGCGCCGAGTTCGATTTGCTCGTGAGTCTCTGCGACCATAGCGGCCGCGTGATCGCGCGCGAGCGGCTGATCGAATTGTCGCGCACGCGGCTCGGCGACAGTTCGGACCGCAGCGTCGACGTGTTGGTCAGCCGGCTGCGGCGCAAGCTCTCCTCCACCGGCAGCGCGGCGCCGATCGTGACCGTGCGCGGCATCGGCTATATGTTCAACGCGCCCGTCACGCGCGAATGA
- a CDS encoding histone deacetylase family protein, producing MIHLVHHPAYVAPAPARSQYQWNKNGLVRDLLHAEGTDFAWHEPEPMPRAWLEAVHDPDYVAEVLEARVPHHKERRIGFPVTPQVALRVQCVPGGTYLAAQLALVHGYAANTAGGSHHALADTGAGFCVFNDLAIAAVRLAEEGYRVLVVDCDVHQGDGTAALTAGRPDIATYSIHAEKNFPARKARSTLDVPLPDGTGDAVYLATLAATLTPLLDDFAPDLVLYQAGVDPFVDDRLGRLALSREGLVARDRWIAQTFAGRRVPFASALGGGYGEDALEVSRRHVASIRALGSAAAEQPTPA from the coding sequence GTGATTCACCTCGTCCACCATCCCGCCTACGTGGCACCGGCGCCCGCGCGCAGCCAGTATCAGTGGAACAAGAACGGGCTGGTCCGCGACCTGCTGCACGCCGAGGGGACGGACTTCGCCTGGCATGAACCCGAGCCGATGCCGCGCGCCTGGCTCGAAGCGGTGCACGACCCCGACTATGTCGCCGAAGTGCTCGAAGCGCGCGTGCCGCATCACAAGGAGCGGCGCATCGGCTTCCCGGTGACGCCGCAAGTGGCGCTGCGGGTGCAATGCGTCCCCGGCGGCACCTATCTCGCCGCGCAGCTTGCACTCGTCCACGGCTATGCCGCCAACACCGCCGGGGGCAGCCACCACGCGCTTGCCGATACCGGAGCCGGCTTCTGCGTGTTCAACGACCTGGCGATCGCCGCGGTGCGGCTGGCTGAGGAAGGGTATCGCGTGCTGGTCGTCGATTGCGACGTCCACCAAGGCGACGGCACCGCCGCGCTCACCGCCGGCCGCCCGGACATCGCCACCTATTCGATCCATGCCGAGAAGAACTTCCCGGCCCGGAAAGCCCGCTCGACGCTCGACGTGCCGCTGCCCGACGGCACCGGCGACGCGGTGTATCTCGCCACGCTCGCCGCGACGCTGACGCCGCTGCTCGACGATTTCGCCCCCGATCTGGTCCTCTACCAGGCCGGCGTCGACCCCTTCGTCGACGACCGGCTCGGCCGCCTCGCGCTCAGCCGCGAGGGCCTGGTCGCGCGCGACCGCTGGATCGCGCAGACCTTCGCAGGACGCCGCGTGCCCTTCGCCAGCGCGCTGGGCGGCGGCTATGGCGAGGACGCACTCGAAGTCTCGCGCCGCCATGTCGCCTCGATCCGCGCGCTGGGATCGGCCGCAGCCGAACAGCCGACACCGGCATGA